A stretch of DNA from Odontesthes bonariensis isolate fOdoBon6 chromosome 2, fOdoBon6.hap1, whole genome shotgun sequence:
GACTTCTTTGTTGAAATTAGTTGCGTGTAccacttgtcattttttttaaaaagttcttgTTGCTGTAAATAAAGGCCTTACGAAATGAAATGTTGGCATAATCAGATTTGTGGCCCTGAAGTTGGGACTAAAACTGGTGGCTTAAGGAAGGCAGGGCAACTCATTTAGCTGACGGTTTCATGTGCAAAGAAATGAAAGAGGCACTCTGCTTATTGGATATCAAGCTTCTGCAGTCTTAACAAAACTAAACGTGCATCCAAGAAGATCAAATATTATCTTTTGTCATCAGACCATCTGTGGTATTGAGGACATTCTGTGGAGTTGCACATTTTAAAAAGACAATGGGACGAAGCCAGAGAGAATATCTGGAATTTCCATCAAAGCCAACAGATGGCAGTGGGGTACCTCTGCACAGCAGTGCTTCAGCAGGAAGTAAAGCGTGCAAACTGATCGCTTGACGTCACAGGGCAGAGTCCAGGTTGCAtactctgttcttttttttttctctgtttcctttATTTAACATACCCGGTAATTTTGCAAGTGTAGAAGATCTGATATACGCTATATGGCATACTCAAAGCCATATTCAGATTGGCATTAAAATCAAATACGAGGTGCCAATAGCTGCCATTCCTTTGTCTCGCCTTCTATATATGTCGGCTTCATGATTTCATGAGGTAACATTGACGTGAACACATTTTACAGTCATGACTAACGCTCAGCTCATTAAAACCTAAACCTTTAGAGATTCACAGTCAGATTATTCTGGATGCAGCAGAACATTTTGCTCGTCACTCAGTGCTTTCACTAAGCAcaaattgtattattttaactttagaggagaaaaaaaaacctggtcACTCTTGGCAGTTGCAGAGAAATTTGGACTGTAAGAAAGGGACACTTTCTTTTACACTGATCACAATGGCTTGGACCGGCGGACACAGCATCACTCCGCTTTTGTTGTAGTTATTTCACTTGGGGAGTTTTATCCTAGCGGCTCTCTTTGGCAAAGTGAGTGAAGTCATGCTGAGGCTGCATTGTTTTTATGCAACAAAGATGAAAAGCTGATCtctgtacagttttttttttttttgtcacatggCACTAAACATACTGTGAACTAATGAAGCCATTTCTCAATATACACACTGAAGGGAAAACTGGAAATATTTCGGATGAAAATGAACCAATTACACAAAAAGATCTACTGACCTATGAGGGAGGCCCACAGTCACTCTGAAAATAGCCTCCCTACCGAGTCTGACAACAGTTACCCATGAGCACTGCTTCAGTGCTCACCAAGCAGAGAAATGTGACTGTGCGCTTGCTTGGGGTTCACACGGATGATCTGTGGAGAAGTGTTTCAGGGCAATTTTTCAGTGAGGATGCAACTGCTGCTGCCCTTGTAGCCTGTATGCTGCAGTGTATGAAGCTCATACGAGCTTGTTTTGAAACAGTTTCACTAACCTGGATACAGAGCTTTAAGATACAGCAAAGTTGAAAAGACTTTTAATCTCGTAATTGCAGCCATAAAGCAGCCACCTCTGTCTGTCAGTTGTGGTACGTGGAGGACAAGTTTGTTTCAGGCCAATGCAGCAGTGTGTGTAAGAAGGCACTGCAGGACAATCTTTTAATGGGCAGCAAAGGCCGAGGACTGCCCATCCTGTCCATTTCAATTAGTCAAAACTGCTGACTGCTCttgcacatatacacacacacggcCATAATTTCTTTCCCCCCTCGCACTCACTCCAAGCCAATAGATACAATCAAGTGTGTATTTTCCCCTAAACATGCTACATCGCATTTCATTACTCATGACAAACGACTTCCGAGGTGCCCCCGTGGATTAGTCTTGCTAATCCCTCGCTGCGCTTTTCTTCGAGTTAAAGAGTGAAAATGAGAACAGGGAAGCACCACAAACCAACTTACCAGTCAAGCGGAACACATTAATAAATAAAGcttcatcagttttttttttacattattaaaACATCTTTAATAGAGCATTTCTTTTAACATCCATTTTATATAAAGCATTTCAGTGAGCAATAATAATCAGAAGAACACACACGTTGAACATTACAGTGCAGAGAAAAGACGAGCATTATTGAATATTTATGGGTCAAACAGAAGAATATAGAGGCATGTGGAGCTAGTAGACTGAAACAAAGAGGTGTTACCTACACTGTCCCAAAACAAACATGACTGAAGGTCTGTTGTCAGTATTGAACAGGCCAATAAGAACGACAAATTTCCTGCCGAGTGTAGAAAAGGAAACTGGTGTTCTGGTGTCAGCCAAACGGTCACGCAGTTAAAAAGCCGAGGTTCTATTCCTCTATAGAATATGGAAATAATAAACATACAAATGTTGTGCACTCTGAAATATACAAATACCCATAATGCCTTAGAGGGGCACATCAGAGAAGCCTTTCAGGACACATTGCACTGCACCTGGATGCTTCAGTCCCTATAATGATAGCATGAACTACTGCAACATGCGATAATGATTATTGGCGCCCCTCAGAGATGCAGTCTTTATGAGTTCAATGCAATAATTGTCTATTTGAATTGTCGAAACCTGCTGAATGAGGGAACCTGTCTTTCTCCCTTGCTTGCGCGTCATCTCGCATCTCCATTACGTCTTCGGTACGGCCCAGTCCCAGGCGGTATCCTGGGCACACTTCCACATGGCACGCACCAGCCGAGTGAAGCCCATGTCCTTGGGTTTCTCCAGCCCACGCATCAGTCGCTGCTTCATAATGGCTATGAACTCCTTATTACTAAGCTCTCCGTTCCCTGGTGCAGACAGGCGAGGGGGGAGAGGGGTGATGGACAGCGGAGGGAGATGATGTAATAATAAAGgaagggagagaaagaggaTATGACTTCGATTTAATTTAACCTCCTGATGCACCGTTTGCGGTCCATAAATATTTACAGCGGAGAGATATAATGAGTTTGTCACCTACTTACCATCACAGTCAAACAGGGCAAACACCACATCGCACACATGATCTGACAGCTCCACCTTGGCTACAGTCCGGGCCACCTGCTTCATGGTAACTGAGAGACAGAGCCACAAAAAAGTCACCGTTACAGAAAAGGAAAGAGTGAGTGGGCACAAACGCTCTCAAGTCAGCTCACGCACGGCCCATGTGGAGAATACTGTGCACAAGTGGAACTACATTGGATCAATACAAGGCAGGGTTTCTATTCAGCAGGGAGGCATGAGAGAAAGAGGCTGATAGGAGGAGAAGGACCAGACGGCATCAGGACATCAAGCTGAGAGGTAAGATGGAGGATGTGAAAGGAAGCGTTGCAACGTAACAAAGAGATGCAGGCATTTCAGGAGTAAAAACTAGTGAAATCTAGATCAGTGAGTTTAGGATCATTCATTCTAAGAATTCAACACGCTAAAGTAGAAGAGGGAAAGAAGGAAAATTTACCCTGAATGATTAATACAAATAAATACTGACAAAACCTCCACAGacatggtgaaaaaaaaaaaaaaagatggccaAATCAAGCCAAGAAACTCATTAGAGGCCTTCTTTTGTAGCTTTCAGAAAGACGCCGTGCAGCTCGAGACAACACACCCACATATGGGTAACTGCACAGAAAGGTTTTGATATGATTGGATTTCAGAGTGTAAAGAGAGAGATGAAAGAAAGGAGAAAGAGGAACAAAAAGCAGCAGATAGAGCAGCAGCTCCTTTAGGCTGGAAGCGTGTAGAGCTGGTTCCAGTGCATGGATGACAGTAGGATGCAGACTAATGCCTGACAGCTCTCCACCAACCCGCAGCGGGCCGATGCTTTCAACAGCCCTTCAAAAGACGCTCACAAACATACGGACACACAAACACGACTTGTTAAGAGTGTAAAGACGCAGCTGAAAGCAAAGTCTGGAAACTAGCACCTCAAGGTGAATCCCTCGCTCCTGAAGTGCAGCAGCTGTTTCATCAGCGGATAAATgtgcacacagaaaaacaaatggagGCCTATTGATGGGCTGATTCACTAGTCGCCCGAGACACTGATTACACAAACAATGTCCATATCATAAAAGCTACAAGTGTTTTATTAACGTGCTGCTGTCACATGAAATAGATTTTTATTGTTTGAATCTAAACAGGAAATTGAATTAGGTAAAAGTTAAAGTGTTGAGGCAGACATATGAAATCCAAGTAATCTATCGGCTGATTTAATATCTATTAATAAGTCCTCTGAAAGACAACCGAGTGGGATACTTAATGTTCTAATCTTGAGGTTTTCATGGCATTAAACCTAAAGAATGACACTGTCCATGTTGGCATGTGAAAGGGGAAATATGTGGGGGTGATTCGGAGCACATATTTGTATGTCTGAAGTTACTGTCCGCTCAAAAACTGCCAGTCAAGCATTTCTCTCTTTGGTTTTAGACGGTGTGAGTTCAGTTCACTGCATGTTTTAATGGGAGCTCTCAGGCTTTTTATGTCGTCCTGTAATTATGTGCTTGAATGTTTTAGAGTACTATTGATCTGAAAAGAGGCAGACCCTGCAGAATGGAGGGGCTGCAGTGGACTGACTGGGTCACTCCACACCCAAAAACATGCCAGTGTTGTAGAGCAGGACATTCATGGTGGAAGAAGGAGCTGTTGTACAGTCCTTCTGTTGTATTTTGACTGAAGCATTAAAGGAGACGTATCGGCTCCTTTAAGATGAAAAGATGAGGCAGGTCGGACACCCTTCAACTCCTTTGGAAGGTAACCAAATGCCCTGCTGACTATGAGAGACACAGCAGCCAACACATAAACTGTGGCCATTAGCATTTGCTGATGTATTGTGTCATACTTGGTTCCTCTAAATCAACCAGGTCTGTAAAAAGGGATACAAAGTGTTTATTGAACTGCATCAAACCAACAAGCGAAACACACCCTGCTTGTTTTTTCTGAGAAAAAGGTTCAACCATTTAATAATGTATCAGCACGGTCCCCCTCCAACCACCGACTGGCTGTGCGACGATGCTGGCATGTGTCAGAGAGCATCATTTGTCTGTACTGCAACCAAGAAGTCATCCATTATGTGTGCATAAGCAGGTCTTAAATTTACATATGCACACTACTACAGGGGAGAGgagaatgaatggatggactaACAGATGACAAGTAGCTGAGTTAGGACTGGGAGCAAAGCcaagcagagaaagatgtgGGAGGCAGATTTGGTTGGCAGGGTCTAACAGCTCAGAGGCAGACGATGAAAGTGACACGAGTTAAATCTAAAGGGAAGTAATTAGGAGAAAGTGAGAATGTCAAAGGAAAAGGGTGAGCGTGGGTGTACCTTTATCTATTGAGGCTCCGGCCATGTGGTAGAAACTCAGGGCTGTGTCCACGTCATTCACGTTCTTCAGGAAAGTGAAGAAGTTCTCCACCTCCTCAAATGTGATTCCCTAGGCGAAATGAGAGAGTATGGATAAAAACAACTTGGGTAAAAATGTCTGTCTGATCTTAAAGAAAGTCCATCCTGCAAGTTTAACTGGGCTATTAGAGCATAGCAATGCTCGTTAAGCTATTCTAAATGTTGCCTTGACAGGAGCAGCAACTGCACGGTgcccttttctttaaaaaaaaaaaaaaaaaaaacagcagcgtGACACAAAAGACAAGAGGAAGTGTGCAGAAGCTTTGGATACACAAGGATGAACAGAGTCCCGTGGACGGACAGGGGAGCAGACGTTTTagacacatatgcacacaaacacaagacaGCAGACCTGCtatcacacagctgctgcactgCTGATGAGCTTGTTTGCAAAGAAAAGTGAGCAGCTGGTCTTTGGCAGGAAATTATTTCTTTCCAATTCATATTACTTGCTGAGCTAAAGCTGAAAGGAAGGAGGCAAGACAAAAGGGGATAAATGGTGgaagagggaaaaacagagtgACGCGACACCGCCTTCGGCTTTTTTACAAATGAACATGCTGCTCGttatttcttttctcctttaatTGCTCTATTCAACTATCAAACATGCCTCATCACAGCTCAGTCTGACCCCTGTGGTTCTTTAATGTATAATAAACAACTCTTACTGCTGCTCTATAAATCCAAAGCGCTGAAATGGGATACATTTTCTATAACACATGTGGGGATGATAGGCGTAACTTCAGTCAGGTGACGGATGGGGCTCATTACAGTGACGCAGGACTAGCACGAGACCACAGTTAATGCAAAAACACTGGCAGAGAGGAGGAGGCGAGCTAAGCTTTACATCGGGAATAATCGTTTTAGTTTCCACCTGCTTTGTCTGTCCTTTCTGATTCATAAAACAAAGCGACTGCATCTGGTTAAGGACGGGCTTTTTCTAACTACTCAGCCTAAACTGAACTAAAACAAGCTGATAGAGGAGTACAGAAGGAGCAGGAGGAAATCTGAGAGAGTTATGCTATGAAGACAGAGAAAGAGCTTACAGAGGAGCTAAGAAAGGGATGAAGGGATTATTGCTCTGTCTGAGGTGGTGCAGGGTGCTGGTGAAGGTTGGTTCAGGTGGATAACATAAGGCACTGAATGTGCCTTCCCCTTTCAGAGATGTATTACCTCTTATCCTGGCTCTCACAAACACAATTTCCAAACCCAATCTCCTTTTTCCCTTCAGGCACACAGCACACTGTCTGTCCTCCCACGTAGGTCAGTTGGTTGAGACATTCATCAAACGTTATATATAACCAAAGAGCCCCCATCATTTGTCGAAGGGTTTCATTCAAGCATAAATTAAAAGCACTGATTTATCTACCTGTGCGTCCTTGAACATTTTCTTCAAGCCCTTCTGCATCTGCTTAAGTTTACGAGATTGGACGCCGCTGTAGGCCAGCAGCATTCCCCCAAACTGTCTCTCTGTGATTCTGCCGTCCACAGGATCGTTCCGCTCAAACTGGGGAGGGAGGAGAAAGATGGGCAGTGAGTGCTATGCAGTGTGACAAACAAATTAATATGAGAAGGACAGCACGGGGAGATGGAAAACAGTAAATACTGGTGTCGGGCCTCCAGTTGAATCATGCATGGAGCTGCCATTGGTGCCATTAAATCTGCATGCGCATTTTTTACAATGCTTTGCTGGAGGGAGACCTGACAACAGTGGGCTTCGGCTGCGTCAGGTCAATACAGCAGATTTATGTCTGACCATGTTTGATAGCCGAACCGCTCCtcgcttcttcttctctgaatGCGTCGACCACTCAAAATGTTCTTTCTTGCGCTTCTGACAGGCAGCACGTCACTAAGGCAAAAATAAGCCCCGAGTGGACATTCTAAAGGGGACGGGATGATTTAGGCAAGCATCCCGTATCTGCCAACTGTGAAGTTAAAGGCCCTTTGAGGATGGGAGATTCTGGGTCTTGCTTCATGATACCAAAGCCTCTAGAAAATCTAATAAGTTCTTGAACTGAAGGGTGTCATAAAAGTtacaaaaataacagaaaataggGACAGGAATAGTGAATCATAGCCCTGGGTGAGCTGCAGCCCCAGCAGTTATAATAAGAGGGCAAAAGTGTGGAAAAACCTTGTCAACCTTATCTGTGGTGTTATTTTactctctgggctctgtgggATCATTAAGACAAGGCAGAGCGTGGATTTTGCTGGCCTATGCAGGGAAGATTCGAGTCTTATATTCCAACTCTTCTCTAATTAACAGCTGAAGCATATACTCTACAACACTGATCAATTGTGAGTGTAGAGGCACTGAGACAGATGGTGGCTTTTACATTTAACTGTCAAAGGTGTGACACTGACCAGCTCTGACACACAAACCAGAGTAAATCTCTTCTTGGAAGCCCTCACCTGTCACTGCCTCTGTGCTTCTCCTCACTCTCAAACATTTTTGGGAACGTTTACTTGTTCATTTACTGTGGGGAGAGCATTTAAAAAGGCCCATAAGATTTACTTGCTTTGTCCTCCATAGCTACAGATAAACCTCAGGCTAAGATTTAGGAACACATCAAAGCTGTAAtgtttatttcctttttcattACCTCTAATTTGAGCACGTCATGCTGCAGTTTCCTTTGGAACTCCAGGAAGCTGCCAATTGTGAGTTTCCCTTTCAGGTCCTCTCCAAAGAAGTATGTGGTGAGTGCAGAGCTGCAGCCGGCCGTCTTCAGGGTGTTTCCTGTGGTGGAGCGGTCGCGGTGTCGCATGCCCATGCTGGTCTGGGATCGAATGATGCTCTGGACCTACAGATGTCAACCAATATGAgaatgggttttttttcttttagttttgagGAACCTGTTAAAAACAGACCAATCTACTGAGTCCCATTTCAAAACTTTAATCTATCGTCTCTGAAATTAAATCCTTTATCATATGCCTGCAAATGATGAATACAGATACTTTGGCTGACATACAAAACTGAACTTTTCCATCATCTTTGAGAAAATCCATCTTTCCTCCATTAGCCAgtcagtgtgtgttactgtaaTGGGTTGAAATTACAGTCCAAATATGTGTGTTGCTTCTTATGAGCCCGTCTCCTTAAATATGTTGTGTTGATGGGTGTGCAACAATAAACGTCTATCCtgttttatcttatcttatttaAGACATGTTGCTGACCTGTTCAAACTCTTCAAGGTCCACCTCTCCGTCACCGTTCAGATCGAACATCTTGAAAGCAATTTCAAAGTTCCTCTGGGGAGCTGGGTGCCGCAGCAGATGaaccacacaaacagacacattcTTCAATCAATACATCACAATATGAAAAGAACAGTCACACTGAATCGACCCAGAAAACAGCTAAAGACTTCAATACCATCG
This window harbors:
- the micu1 gene encoding calcium uptake protein 1, mitochondrial isoform X3 — encoded protein: MFRLRALSAVSVGLAQLSRRNHSGAVRGTDRRRLMLAALAGVTGVSASAGLLWQRAYADAGPSVRHSEQPSGEESDFVRDTDPEMESEKSVESSSGDEAAGDDGGEGKKKKPRSGFRDRKVMEYENRIRAYSTPDKIFRYFATLKVISEHGDAEVYMTPQDFIRSITPNEKQPENLGLDQFMVKRYDGKDFWQTQKIAQERERFADEDSIFYSLGECGLISFSDYIFLTTVLSTPQRNFEIAFKMFDLNGDGEVDLEEFEQVQSIIRSQTSMGMRHRDRSTTGNTLKTAGCSSALTTYFFGEDLKGKLTIGSFLEFQRKLQHDVLKLEFERNDPVDGRITERQFGGMLLAYSGVQSRKLKQMQKGLKKMFKDAQGITFEEVENFFTFLKNVNDVDTALSFYHMAGASIDKVTMKQVARTVAKVELSDHVCDVVFALFDCDGNGELSNKEFIAIMKQRLMRGLEKPKDMGFTRLVRAMWKCAQDTAWDWAVPKT
- the micu1 gene encoding calcium uptake protein 1, mitochondrial isoform X2, with the protein product MEKIAQERERFADEDSIFYSLGECGLISFSDYIFLTTVLSTPQRNFEIAFKMFDLNGDGEVDLEEFEQVQSIIRSQTSMGMRHRDRSTTGNTLKTAGCSSALTTYFFGEDLKGKLTIGSFLEFQRKLQHDVLKLEFERNDPVDGRITERQFGGMLLAYSGVQSRKLKQMQKGLKKMFKDAQGITFEEVENFFTFLKNVNDVDTALSFYHMAGASIDKVTMKQVARTVAKVELSDHVCDVVFALFDCDGNGELSNKEFIAIMKQRLMRGLEKPKDMGFTRLVRAMWKCAQDTAWDWAVPKT
- the micu1 gene encoding calcium uptake protein 1, mitochondrial isoform X1, which gives rise to MFRLRALSAVSVGLAQLSRRNHSGAVRGTDRRRLMLAALAGVTGVSASAGLLWQRAYADAGPSVRHSEQPSGEESDFVRDTDPEMESEKSVESSSGDEAAGDDGGEGKKKKPRSGFRDRKVMEYENRIRAYSTPDKIFRYFATLKVISEHGDAEVYMTPQDFIRSITPNEKQPENLGLDQFMVKRYDGKKIAQERERFADEDSIFYSLGECGLISFSDYIFLTTVLSTPQRNFEIAFKMFDLNGDGEVDLEEFEQVQSIIRSQTSMGMRHRDRSTTGNTLKTAGCSSALTTYFFGEDLKGKLTIGSFLEFQRKLQHDVLKLEFERNDPVDGRITERQFGGMLLAYSGVQSRKLKQMQKGLKKMFKDAQGITFEEVENFFTFLKNVNDVDTALSFYHMAGASIDKVTMKQVARTVAKVELSDHVCDVVFALFDCDGNGELSNKEFIAIMKQRLMRGLEKPKDMGFTRLVRAMWKCAQDTAWDWAVPKT